The proteins below are encoded in one region of Portunus trituberculatus isolate SZX2019 chromosome 17, ASM1759143v1, whole genome shotgun sequence:
- the LOC123505066 gene encoding substance-K receptor-like → MVAQLDLEWEVSLGDEMVDPLSISCNLTCCKYSDDDDDVVCFSDLNFTEYKNLTTWAPWELAVRWTFASLIVLVAALANLTIIIILAKNRLLLRTSVNHFILNMSVADLTLALTGPIPFTIRDTSMFWPLGEAWCYLEGYIQMVVMLVSLESLATISCDRMMGVVRPFHTHLKTWQSLAIIIIIWVSSALLAVPWGLYRVYTIRMWKDRTETNCGEKETLYVWWMALVGLAWLSLAIMLVCYSTILAYFRHPSYKNVSKREHPVMTHLKKRVVKMMFLLVVTFAVCWLPMQLLNIFHTNFLNDFGGLKDDASKRNYAALMTVSQYMIYVNPVVNPVIYGLLHQNFRRAFRLTFPCIFTRKSTLVLTRGQGVTRYMWSVRSTGSQPSVTGQHRHSSERQVQPYSPERNTTTPRRRLSGSETLSDEAQRNSHVSSKDERKRRKKCCILKPRRLARQKSKKEDRGSPENDNDGRFCSAGSSFVNEKYVRDLPQKISIVSKGALGHLITEVIEEETSSDAERERVL, encoded by the exons ATGGTGGCTCAATTGGACCTTGAGTGGGAGGTATCTCTGGGAGACGAAATGGTCGATCCCCTCTCAATATCCTGCAACTTGACGTGCTGCAAGTAcagtgacgatgacgatgatgttgTCTGCTTCAGTGACTTAAATTTCACAGAATATAAGAACCTAACGACATGGGCGCCTTGGGAACTGGCTGTGAGGTGGACTTTCGCTTCGCTGATCGTGCTCGTGGCTGCCCTCGCAAACCTGacgatcatcatcatcctggctaAGAATCGTCTTCTCCTCCGCACTTCGGTCAATCATTTCATTCTCAACATGTCTGTGGCCGACTTGACTCTTGCACTCACCGGCCCCATCCCCTTTACTATACGGGACACTAGCATGTTCTGGCCTCTCGGTGAAGCTTGGTGCTACTTGGAAGGATACATACAAA TGGTCGTGATGCTGGTGAGTCTTGAGTCGCTTGCCACCATCAGCTGTGACCGCATGATGGGGGTGGTGCGGCCCTTCCACACCCACCTCAAGACATGGCAGTCcctcgccatcatcatcatcatctgggTGTCCTCCGCATTGCTCGCCGTGCCGTGGGGCCTCTACAGGGTATACACG ATACGCATGTGGAAAGACCGCACGGAGACTAACTGCGGGGAGAAGGAGACACTGTACGTGTGGTGGATGGCACTAGTGGGCCTCGCGTGGCTGTCGCTCGCCATCATGCTCGTCTGCTATTCTACCATCCTCGCTTATTTCAGGCATCCCAGCTACAAGAATGTCTCCAAAAGAG AACACCCCGTGATGACTCACCTCAAGAAGCGAGTGGTAAAAATGATGTTCCTGTTGGTGGTGACCTTCGCGGTGTGCTGGCTGCCCATGCAGCTGCTCAACATCTTCCACACCAACTTTCTGAATGACTTCGGTGGCTTGAAGGATGATGCCTcaaagagg AATTACGCGGCGCTGATGACGGTGTCCCAATACATGATTTACGTGAATCCCGTCGTCAACCCAGTCATCTACGGCCTCCTCCACCAGAATTTTCGACGTGCCTTCAGGCTCACTTTCCCCTGCATCTTTACAcggaag TCCACCCTGGTCCTGACCCGCGGCCAAGGTGTCACCCGATACATGTGGTCTGTCAGATCGACTGGCTCGCAGCCAAGCGTCACCGGGCAGCACAG GCACAGCAGCGAGAGACAGGTGCAGCCTTACTCCCCTGAGCGCAACACTACAACGCCACGGCGGAGATTGAGTGGTTCCGAGACACTCAGTGATGAAGCGCAAAGAAACAGTCATGTCAGCAGTAAGGATGagcgaaagaggagaaagaagtgctGCATTCTGAAACCTCGGCGTCTTGCACGACAGAAATCTAAGAAAGAGGATAGAGGGTCTCCTGAGAATGACAATGATGGAAGATTCTGCTCTGCAGGCTCTTCCTTCGTCAATGAAAAATATGTACGAGACTTGCCTCAGAAGATTTCCATTGTGAGCAAGGGCGCCCTGGGTCACCTTATCACAGAGGTCATCGAGGAGGAGACTTCAAGTgatgcagagagggagagagtcttgtga
- the LOC123505063 gene encoding substance-K receptor-like, producing MASLGEGTLNCNDTCCQMSSGNVICFGDYNFTDRVNITHPEQWELALRWTYASIIMLLAVFGNLTIIIILAKNRILLRHSINCFILNMSVADLITALAGPIPFTIRDTAFFWVLGKAWCHLEGYIQMLVMLVSVTSLATISFDRMIGVIRPFHTHLKMWQCFVIIVIIWIVSAILAVPFGIYRIYTVHEWQDLTEVTCGEDAQKIQVWWMVSMIGLTWLPLLIMLGCYTTILVYFRSSEFRSRTNSEHPSITLMKRRVVIMMFIIVIAFTLFWLPFQIIKICGNSMFFGEDGQIKSPEAQKSYDILYTLCHYMMYTNVAVNPIIYALMHQTFRRALRVTFPCLYQRKSAFVLTPGLGRQHYVWSIRSTSNVYSDVMAMSRQNPEERRRRMRASSAVIGSAAMAASIIIETNSQNQRDNNSERSGQTEITEVQNEAEDWRPNGGRPLADERYVSDLKPREISIVSTGALGQLISQVIEEESSSDVEGERIL from the exons ATGGCTAGTTTAGGAGAAGGAACGCTGAACTGCAACGATACGTGTTGTCAAATGTCATCCGGGAATGTTATTTGTTTTGGTGATTACAACTTTACGGACAGAGTGAACATTACGCACCCCGAACAATGGGAACTGGCGCTGCGATGGACCTACGCCTCGATAATTATGCTTCTGGCTGTGTTCGGGAACctgaccatcatcatcatcttggcCAAAAACCGCATTCTACTACGCCATTCCATTAACTGCTTCATCTTGAATATGTCAGTGGCGGACCTGATCACCGCCCTGGCAGGTCCGATCCCCTTCACCATACGAGACACGGCCTTCTTTTGGGTGCTTGGGAAGGCATGGTGTCACCTGGAAGGTTATATACAAA TGCTGGTGATGTTGGTGAGTGTGACATCACTGGCTACCATCAGCTTTGATCGTATGATAGGCGTCATCCGGCCCTTCCACACTCATCTGAAGATGTGGCAGTGtttcgtcatcatcgtcattatttgGATCGTATCAGCTATACTTGCTGTGCCTTTTGGCATCTACAGAATCTATACG GTCCACGAATGGCAAGACCTTACTGAAGTAACGTGTGGTGAGGATGCACAAAAAATTCAAGTCTGGTGGATGGTCAGCATGATCGGCCTGACGTGGCTGCCTCTCCTCATCATGCTCGGCTGCTACACCACCATCCTTGTTTACTTCAGGAGCTCAGAATTCAGGAGTCGTACAAATAGTG AACATCCCTCCATCACACTTATGAAGCGACGAGTAGTGATCATGAtgttcatcatcgtcattgccTTCACACTCTTTTGGCTGCCGTTCCAAATAATAAAAATCTGCGGCAATTCGATGTTTTTTGGCGAGGACGGCCAAATTAAGAGCCCAGAAGCGCAAAAG AGTTACGACATTCTGTACACATTGTGCCACTACATGATGTACACTAACGTGGCGGTCAACCCGATCATCTATGCCCTCATGCACCAAACCTTTCGCCGCGCCCTCCGTGTCACCTTCCCCTGCCTCTATCAACGTAAG TCTGCCTTCGTGCTAACGCCTGGTTTGGGCCGCCAGCACTATGTCTGGTCCATACGGTCCACTTCCAATGTGTACAGCGATGTGATGGCAATGTCAAG aCAAAATCCTGAAGAGCGAAGGCGAAGGATGAGAGCGTCGAGTGCTGTCATCGGGTCTGCAGCCATGGCCGCTTCTATCATCATTGAAACTAACTCGCAAAATCAGAGGGATAATAATTCTGAGAGATCTGGACAGACTGAGATCACGGAGGTGCAGAACGAGGCTGAAGACTGGAGACCCAACGGAGGACGACCCTTGGCTGATGAGAGGTACGTCAGTGACTTGAAGCCCAGGGAAATATCCATCGTTAGCACGGGCGCCTTGGGGCAACTCATCTCGCAGGTGATCGAAGAGGAGTCTTCAAGCGACGTGGAGGGTGAGAGAATCTTGTGA
- the LOC123505062 gene encoding protein NipSnap homolog 3A-like: MSAIVNVRHTMIRSYGRQNMFRRRFTIGAADQQRQGDGSETRPPVYELRTYTVYPDKMREFLDLTAKEFHLRTAHSKLFGYWTSEIGGLNQVVHIWEYGSLSERAGVRARLAADSEWIKRYFSHILTMIPCQDNVLLTMIPGRKISLPSNNGVYELQTMQLHGTPAVWSKALLAYVQACEAVRQAEGSMVVGAWSSVLGSRGMAAVLWQHPTPDGCLSLAEVSATLPEGETLAPLVASGHSKLLLPSVVSPLQ, encoded by the exons ATGAGTGCGATTGTGAACGTTAGGCACACCATGATCAGGAGCTACGGCAGGCAAAATATGTTCCGCAGAAGGTTCACG ATAGGAGCCGCAGATCAGCAGCGCCAAGGGGATGGAAGTGAGACAAGACCGCCTGTGTACGAGCTGAGGACATACACTGTCTATCCTGATAAG ATGCGAGAATTTTTAGACCTCACTGCCAAAGAGTTCCATCTCCGCACTGCGCATTCTAAACTCTTCGGCTATTGGACTTCAGAGATCGGCGGCCTGAATCAAGTAGTGCACATCTGGGAATACG GCAGTTTGAGCGAGCGAGCAGGTGTAAGGGCAAGACTGGCGGCTGATTCTGAATGGATAAAACGCTACTTCTCTCATATTTTGACCATGATTCCGTGCCAGGACAATGTTCTCTTGACGATGATTCCTGGACGCAAAATAAGTCTTCCATCAAATAATG GTGTTTACGAGCTTCAAACAATGCAGCTGCATGGGACACCAGCGGTGTGGTCCAAGGCATTGCTAGCGTATGTCCAGGCGTGTGAAGCAGTACGACAAGCAGAGGGGTCGATGGTAGTGGGTGCTTGGAGCTCTGTGCTGGGGTCCAGGGGAATGGCAGCGGTCCTGTGGCAACATCCAACTCCTGATGGCTGTCTTTCACTCGCTGAAGTTTCTGCCACTTTGCCCGAAG gCGAAACATTGGCACCCTTGGTAGCCTCAGGTCATAGCAAGCTGCTCCTGCCAAGTGTTGTCTCTCCCCTGCAGTGA